A portion of the Paenibacillus sp. PvR098 genome contains these proteins:
- a CDS encoding Rieske 2Fe-2S domain-containing protein: protein MLKREDNERLCRVGPGTPMGELFRRYWIPAVLSEELPAADCPPVRVRILGEDLVAFRDTNGKVGLLDAYCPHRRAHLFWGRNEECGLRCVYHGWKFDTSGQCLDTPNEPPTSDFKHSVQLTSYPTYEKAGIIWTYMGPEEQQPGFPDYEWMRAPENYRNVSKTFEACNWLQALEGGIDTSHSSFAHNNNIADKNALRTRATAPKLEVVKTNYGFKYAGIRDLKEHNNYVRAYQFIMPAQQMRGAMIRWTDGKREEFPSIAGHLWVPVDDANVWVYNILYSSDVNIPFTPEFVTKHETDFGRGQEDMLPGYKLVRNPSNDYFIDREVQRTQTFTGIAGINTQDYALQETMELPFCDRTKEKLGTADTAIIAARQLLLEATRDVEAGRTPRGAEPDTHSKVRGCDKFLPKGVDWKEGLLEEMTAKF from the coding sequence ATGTTAAAAAGAGAAGACAATGAGAGGCTATGCAGGGTAGGCCCGGGAACACCGATGGGTGAGCTGTTCCGACGTTATTGGATTCCCGCTGTCTTAAGCGAAGAGCTGCCGGCAGCGGATTGCCCGCCTGTTCGTGTCCGAATCCTAGGGGAGGATTTGGTTGCGTTTCGCGATACGAATGGGAAAGTCGGACTGCTCGATGCGTACTGCCCTCATCGCCGGGCCCATTTGTTCTGGGGACGCAATGAAGAATGCGGCCTCCGCTGCGTGTATCACGGCTGGAAATTCGATACTAGCGGTCAATGCTTGGATACACCGAACGAGCCGCCGACCAGTGATTTCAAGCATAGCGTCCAATTGACGTCTTATCCTACCTATGAAAAAGCGGGGATCATCTGGACCTATATGGGGCCGGAGGAGCAGCAGCCAGGTTTCCCGGATTACGAATGGATGAGAGCGCCGGAAAATTACCGCAATGTATCGAAAACCTTCGAGGCATGCAACTGGCTTCAGGCGTTGGAAGGGGGCATTGATACTTCCCATTCCTCATTTGCTCATAACAATAACATTGCGGATAAAAATGCGCTGCGGACAAGGGCCACCGCGCCAAAGCTAGAGGTGGTCAAAACCAATTACGGCTTCAAATACGCTGGCATTCGTGACTTAAAGGAACACAATAATTATGTCAGGGCTTATCAATTTATTATGCCGGCACAGCAAATGAGGGGCGCCATGATCCGCTGGACCGATGGTAAAAGGGAAGAATTTCCGTCCATCGCAGGCCATTTGTGGGTGCCCGTCGATGACGCTAATGTATGGGTGTACAACATTCTGTACTCATCGGATGTCAATATTCCGTTCACCCCTGAATTTGTGACGAAGCACGAAACGGATTTCGGCCGTGGGCAAGAAGATATGCTGCCGGGATACAAACTGGTGCGCAATCCTTCCAATGACTACTTCATTGACCGTGAAGTGCAGCGAACCCAAACCTTCACGGGTATCGCCGGTATCAACACCCAGGACTACGCACTGCAGGAAACGATGGAGCTGCCATTCTGTGACCGTACCAAGGAGAAGCTGGGTACCGCCGACACCGCCATTATTGCGGCGCGCCAGCTGCTTTTGGAGGCGACCAGAGACGTTGAGGCAGGGAGAACGCCGCGCGGAGCAGAGCCGGACACACACAGCAAGGTTAGAGGCTGCGATAAGTTTCTGCCTAAAGGTGTGGATTGGAAAGAGGGGCTGCTCGAAGAAATGACGGCCAAGTTCTAG
- a CDS encoding MFS transporter produces MSESIEPVEASPSHSLKDMWLITIGHGLTHWYPATFYMLLPIIGKELGLSYTETGMIITFQYIASTISNVPGGMLVDTVGKKSLLMALSLFWVGFPYLFMNFTSTYWMLLLCISLVGIGNNLWHPTAIPTLSQRYPKRRGFVLSVHGMGANVGDALAPLAIGAMLAIFTWRQIVVINIIPGVLIALLIVILLRNSQLDSKKQKATDSEEKQGQTIKEYFSGLKGLVQNRSLVLISTSSAFRSMTQNALLTFLPLYLAHELDFSPLWVGVGLFLLQMGGFIAAPISGHLSDKWGRKKVLVTSMAMSAVILIVMAVLGKSPLFIVFIAVLGFFLYAVRPVMQAWLMEASPQKMAGTSIGILFGMQSLGQSISPLLGGIISDKFGLFAAFYFVAGTIIIANLLILFAPKEEVSSGNNQSIST; encoded by the coding sequence TTGAGTGAATCGATTGAACCCGTTGAAGCATCGCCGTCACATTCTTTGAAGGACATGTGGCTGATCACGATCGGTCACGGATTAACCCATTGGTATCCAGCCACTTTTTATATGCTGCTTCCGATCATTGGCAAAGAGCTGGGACTCAGCTATACCGAAACCGGGATGATCATTACGTTTCAATATATTGCGAGCACGATTTCCAATGTGCCGGGAGGTATGCTGGTAGATACGGTTGGCAAAAAAAGTCTTCTTATGGCACTGTCGCTCTTCTGGGTCGGATTCCCCTACTTGTTCATGAATTTTACGAGCACCTATTGGATGCTGCTCCTTTGCATCTCGCTGGTCGGCATAGGCAACAACCTGTGGCATCCTACGGCGATCCCTACATTATCTCAGCGCTATCCGAAGCGGAGAGGCTTTGTCCTATCGGTTCACGGCATGGGAGCCAATGTGGGCGATGCGCTCGCTCCGCTGGCGATAGGTGCGATGTTGGCTATATTTACTTGGAGGCAAATCGTTGTGATCAATATCATTCCTGGCGTTTTGATCGCTCTGCTCATTGTGATCTTGCTGCGGAATTCACAATTAGACTCCAAAAAACAAAAGGCGACGGATAGTGAAGAGAAGCAAGGACAAACCATAAAGGAATATTTCAGCGGACTGAAGGGACTGGTACAAAACCGCAGTCTGGTGCTCATTTCAACGAGCTCCGCTTTCCGTTCCATGACGCAAAACGCGCTGCTTACCTTTCTCCCGTTGTATTTGGCGCATGAACTGGATTTCTCTCCTTTATGGGTCGGAGTAGGCTTATTCCTGCTCCAGATGGGAGGTTTTATCGCCGCTCCGATATCCGGTCATTTGTCCGATAAGTGGGGACGCAAAAAGGTATTGGTGACAAGCATGGCGATGAGTGCCGTGATTCTGATCGTCATGGCGGTTTTGGGTAAATCACCGTTATTCATTGTATTTATCGCGGTTCTCGGATTTTTTCTCTATGCGGTTCGTCCCGTGATGCAGGCTTGGCTGATGGAAGCATCTCCCCAAAAAATGGCCGGGACCAGCATAGGTATCCTGTTCGGTATGCAATCCCTGGGCCAATCGATCTCTCCATTGCTGGGCGGTATCATTTCCGACAAGTTCGGTTTGTTTGCTGCATTTTATTTTGTTGCCGGCACGATTATCATTGCGAATCTGCTCATCTTGTTTGCTCCAAAAGAGGAAGTGTCATCTGGCAATAATCAATCCATATCCACGTGA
- a CDS encoding PhnD/SsuA/transferrin family substrate-binding protein, with protein sequence MNKLNLSFACWDYDRVQALVDGSVHPKGIELNFLNMPVEETFFRMMRHQEFDVAELSASSYLLARDRGFPNFTAIPVFPSRFFRHSGIYVNVESGIRKPEDLKGKRIGIPEYQLTACVWIRGFLQHEYGVHPSEVDWFFGGQETPGRVEKFKLELPADIRLQPIGPEQTLNQMLECGELDAFIAPRAPSCFLKGSPRVKRLFEDYVSVEKEYFRKTGIFPIMHVVAVRNEILQQNPWAAQNLYQAFVEAKNKVYEGFNQTAALKVTLPWLVAEIEQTKQLMGDDFWPYGLEKNRATLEALVSYSYEQGLIKNKLSVEDLFVKSTLEQYTI encoded by the coding sequence ATGAACAAGTTAAATTTAAGCTTCGCCTGTTGGGACTACGACCGTGTTCAAGCGTTAGTGGACGGCTCCGTCCATCCCAAGGGAATTGAACTGAACTTTCTCAACATGCCGGTGGAAGAAACGTTTTTCCGCATGATGCGCCATCAGGAATTCGATGTTGCTGAGCTGTCGGCTTCTTCCTACCTTCTTGCGAGGGACCGCGGATTTCCGAATTTTACGGCCATTCCGGTATTTCCGTCCCGGTTTTTCCGTCATTCCGGCATTTACGTGAATGTTGAATCGGGTATCCGAAAACCGGAGGATTTAAAAGGCAAGCGCATCGGTATTCCCGAGTATCAGCTGACCGCCTGCGTCTGGATTCGCGGATTTTTGCAGCATGAATATGGTGTTCATCCGTCCGAGGTGGATTGGTTCTTTGGGGGGCAGGAGACCCCAGGCCGCGTCGAAAAGTTCAAGCTGGAGCTTCCGGCTGACATTCGCCTGCAGCCGATTGGTCCGGAACAGACGCTAAACCAAATGCTTGAGTGCGGCGAACTGGACGCGTTTATTGCTCCGCGCGCTCCGTCCTGCTTCTTGAAGGGATCACCGCGCGTCAAGCGTCTGTTCGAAGATTATGTATCCGTTGAAAAGGAGTATTTCCGCAAAACCGGTATTTTCCCGATTATGCATGTGGTAGCCGTTCGAAACGAAATTCTGCAACAGAATCCGTGGGCTGCACAAAACCTGTATCAGGCTTTCGTCGAGGCGAAGAACAAGGTGTACGAGGGCTTCAATCAAACCGCGGCCTTAAAAGTGACGCTGCCTTGGCTCGTAGCGGAGATTGAGCAAACAAAGCAACTGATGGGCGATGATTTCTGGCCTTATGGATTAGAGAAAAACCGCGCTACCCTGGAAGCGCTGGTCAGCTATTCCTATGAACAGGGTCTCATCAAAAACAAGCTTTCGGTGGAAGATTTATTTGTGAAGTCGACCTTGGAGCAGTACACCATTTAA
- a CDS encoding ABC transporter substrate-binding protein: protein MKSLIQNSLRGTSKLMLTLLACTSLILTAAGCGSQTADLPASEGKSGSPEAAEAVKIKPDQLTTIKMGLPSKNMSYLPIYVAQKKGFYKNVNLEVNLEYVKGGVLALRGLQTGEYPIISTLPESVITGVAEGANVKMIGTLDDKSMYSIFVSKDIKSPSDLKGKSAASNVPGNGTDIQLQYWLKKNGLVPNEDVRLINAGENAGRLQALQTGQASVTILSQPTDLKAEELGFTRLSLMRDELKTYNHNMIAVNGDVVKNTPEVVYAFMSAHAEAVKFIKDSANREEALQIAMSELGMKKADAEKSFDFVLPALADKGKMNIEGMKWAIDTVKETGALSKEISVDKVVDERFYAK, encoded by the coding sequence ATGAAAAGTTTGATTCAAAATTCGTTGAGAGGGACCTCAAAGCTCATGCTGACGCTGCTGGCATGCACCTCGCTGATATTGACGGCTGCAGGATGCGGGAGCCAGACGGCTGATTTGCCTGCATCAGAGGGTAAGAGTGGAAGCCCAGAAGCTGCAGAGGCTGTGAAGATTAAGCCGGATCAACTGACCACGATTAAGATGGGGCTTCCTTCGAAAAACATGAGCTACCTACCGATTTACGTGGCACAAAAGAAAGGATTTTATAAGAACGTCAATCTGGAAGTCAATCTCGAGTATGTTAAAGGCGGCGTCCTGGCTCTAAGGGGGCTTCAAACCGGAGAATATCCGATTATCTCCACGCTTCCGGAGTCGGTCATTACCGGGGTAGCGGAAGGCGCGAACGTCAAGATGATCGGCACGCTCGACGATAAGTCGATGTATTCGATCTTTGTGTCAAAGGATATCAAAAGCCCCAGTGATCTGAAGGGTAAGTCAGCGGCGAGCAACGTACCGGGTAACGGAACAGACATTCAGCTGCAATATTGGTTGAAGAAAAACGGGTTAGTGCCTAACGAGGACGTACGACTCATCAACGCAGGTGAGAACGCGGGCCGTTTGCAGGCGCTTCAGACAGGTCAGGCGTCCGTAACCATTTTAAGCCAGCCCACAGATTTGAAGGCCGAAGAGCTCGGTTTCACCAGGTTGTCTTTAATGCGCGACGAGCTCAAGACGTATAATCACAACATGATCGCTGTCAATGGAGACGTTGTAAAAAATACGCCGGAGGTTGTCTATGCCTTTATGTCGGCACATGCCGAGGCCGTGAAGTTTATCAAGGATAGCGCCAATCGCGAAGAAGCCTTGCAAATCGCCATGTCGGAGCTGGGAATGAAGAAAGCCGATGCGGAAAAATCGTTCGATTTCGTGCTGCCGGCACTTGCGGACAAGGGTAAAATGAACATCGAAGGCATGAAATGGGCCATCGATACGGTAAAGGAAACAGGGGCTCTTTCGAAAGAGATCAGTGTCGATAAAGTGGTGGATGAACGTTTTTATGCTAAGTAA
- a CDS encoding class II aldolase/adducin family protein gives MVFTTDSGQLKKRLVQSILMLERAEIIDFNGHCSVRIPGTEQILINSGPSTRNDLSAEDIVTMDVNGTKLEGREAPPMEYHIHTEIYKRRPDVQAVIHAHPRWSTFFSMTGTPLRPVFPQAALLGEIPTFDRIDSINTPELGGRLAEVLGGSRIALLKSHGSVITGSTLEEAFALCIYLEENAKRQYRAQAMGKPYELNDQEIEACARHLGKPALYRKVWEYYEVKIRH, from the coding sequence ATGGTATTCACTACCGATTCCGGACAATTAAAAAAGAGACTTGTTCAAAGCATTCTGATGCTGGAGCGGGCGGAAATCATCGACTTTAACGGCCATTGCAGCGTACGTATTCCCGGTACAGAGCAAATCCTGATCAATTCAGGGCCGAGTACCCGAAACGATTTGAGCGCTGAAGATATCGTCACCATGGATGTTAACGGGACAAAGCTGGAAGGGCGTGAAGCTCCTCCGATGGAATATCACATTCATACGGAAATCTATAAAAGACGGCCCGACGTGCAGGCTGTGATCCATGCCCATCCTCGTTGGTCGACCTTTTTCAGTATGACGGGGACACCGCTTAGACCTGTGTTTCCTCAAGCGGCTCTGTTGGGTGAGATTCCGACCTTTGACCGCATTGATTCCATAAACACGCCGGAGCTGGGCGGCCGGTTGGCCGAGGTGCTTGGGGGCAGCCGCATTGCGCTGTTAAAGTCTCACGGCAGCGTCATAACCGGGTCCACGCTCGAAGAGGCGTTCGCCCTGTGCATATATTTGGAGGAGAACGCTAAGCGTCAGTACAGGGCTCAAGCCATGGGCAAGCCCTATGAACTAAACGATCAGGAAATCGAAGCCTGTGCCCGTCATTTAGGGAAGCCTGCCCTTTACCGCAAGGTATGGGAATATTACGAGGTAAAAATACGGCACTAA